From a region of the Impatiens glandulifera chromosome 4, dImpGla2.1, whole genome shotgun sequence genome:
- the LOC124936350 gene encoding 60S ribosomal protein L38-like: MPKQIHEIKDFLLTARRKDARSVKIKRSKDVVKFKVRCSKYLYTLCVFDTEKADKLKQSLPPGLTVQDP, translated from the exons ATG CCTAAGCAGATCCATGAAATCAAGGATTTCCTTCTAACAGCAAGAAGGAAGGATGCCCGATCTGTGAAGATCAAGAGGAGTAAGGATGTGGTTAAGTTCAAAGTTCGTTGCTCAAAGTATTTGTACACTCTTTGTGTTTTTGATACAGAGAAAGCTGATAAGTTGAAGCAATCTCTTCCTCCAG GTTTGACTGTTCAAGATCCTTGA
- the LOC124934911 gene encoding two-component response regulator ARR10-like: MDQHTILNNIASNKDRYRFLEQLRVLVVDNDIVSLNILQASLEQCRFTVKATSRSTEALAILRKKEEIFDIVITDVEMNEMDGFQLLEIINLEMDIPVIMISASDDIELVMKGVRHGARDYLVKPVRMEELKNIWQHVVRKNMFNPNHSKLTITRSEDADNNNSATKTIPFAQPVVDDEQSCPPKKPRVSWSNELHHKFMDAIEKLGPDAYPKKILEMMNEPNLSRENVASHLQKYRNGMKKGKKIVTAETNRVAQDQISTKHDISNVVKINGVPLNSNQNQCFIQQNQQLPPSYANYFHQPTIFPSNPSLLNKSFSFNMPNNIPNHSLIPNIDSSYSDSGNVPNSTGINYVGIHQPYNLYGPSSHVPNLQVTISQTPPVNIQTNPITSSSGNITGFQDPRIDDKFLPMGGGNTYTQNEWIQTDHLLYNQQQQMREQIQPGTPIADDLNIMMMELYDKSGSSTL; this comes from the exons ATGGATCAACACacaattttgaataatattgcTTCCAATAAAGACAGGTATcgatttttagaacaattgagagTACTTGTGGTTGATAACGATATTGTTTCTCTCAATATTCTTCAAGCCTCTCTCGAACAATGCAGATTCACAG TAAAAGCAACATCAAGGTCAACCGAAGCTTTGGCAATATTGAGAAAGAAGGAAGAAATATTCGATATTGTCATTACAGATGTAGAGATGAATGAAATGGATGGTTTTCAACTGCTGGAAATTATAAATCTTGAAATGGATATTCCTGTGATAA TGATATCTGCATCGGACGACATAGAATTGGTAATGAAAGGAGTGCGACATGGAGCTCGAGATTATTTGGTAAAACCTGTTCGAATGGAGGAACTAAAAAACATATGGCAGCATGTTGTgaggaaaaatatgtttaatccTAATCATTCCAAGTTAACAATAACAAGATCCGAAGATGCTGACAATAATAATTCTGCGACGAAAACAATACCTTTTGCTCAACCTGTAGTAGATGATGAACAATCGTGTCCTCCCAAGAAACCGAGAGTTAGTTGGTCGAATGAGTTACATCATAAGTTCATGGATGCTATTGAAAAACTTGGTCCGG ATGCATATCCGAAAAAGATACTCGAGATGATGAATGAACCAAACTTGAGTCGCGAAAATGTTGCTAGTCACTTACAG AAATACAGAAATGGGATGAAGAAAGGGAAAAAAATAGTAACCGCGGAAACAAATAGAGTTGCTCAAGATCAAATATCGACAAAACATGACATTAGCAACGTTGTAAAAATCAATGGAGTACCTCTCaactcaaaccaaaatcaatgtTTTATTCAGCAAAACCAACAACTTCCACCCTCGTATGCAAACTACTTCCATCAACCTACCATCTTTCCATCAAACCCTTCACTCTTGAATAAATCATTCAGTTTCAACATGCCAAACAACATTCCAAACCATTCCTTAATTCCAAACATTGATTCTAGTTATTCAGATTCTGGGAATGTTCCTAATTCAACAGGCATTAATTATGTTGGAATTCATCAACCATATAATTTATATGGTCCCAGTTCACATGTTCCTAATCTTCAAGTTACTATTAGTCAGACACCTCCAGTAAATATTCAAACAAACCCTATAACATCGAGTTCAGGAAATATAACTGGTTTCCAAGATCCACGCATCGATGATAAATTTTTACCTATGGGAGGAGGTAATACTTATACTCAAAATGAATGGATTCAAACTGACCATTTGTTGTATAACCAACAACAACAGATGCGAGAACAAATCCAACCGGGTACTCCTATTGCTGATGACCTGAATATCATGATGATGGAG TTATACGACAAATCTGGATCTTCAACCCTatga